The genomic interval CTGCGCCGCCATGTGTGCCGGTCCTTCCTTGCTCGGTAGTCTCGATTGCCCTGGACAATGTACCGTCGTCCGGATTTCAGCCAGTACGACGCCAGAAGGGGCGGGGTCATCAGCGACAGCAGTGCAGGACCGCAAGCCGTGGAACCGACCGAACCGCTGGGGCGGGTGCGCCCGCAGACGGTGCGGGAGCTCGGGGAGTTCGCGCTCATCGACCGCATCAACGCGGGCCGCGTGCAGGCGCCGGCGGTGCTGCTCGGTCCGGGCGACGACGCCGCGCTAATATCCGCCCCGGACGGCCGGTTCGTGGTCAGCACCGACATGCTGGTCGAGGGACGGCACTTTCGGCTGGACTGGTCGAGTCCGCACGACATCGGCCGCAAGGCGATCGCGCAGAACGCCGCCGACGTGGTCGCGATGGGTGCGGCGCCGACCGCGTTCGTGGTGGCGCTGGGTTGTGCCGCGGACACGCCGGTCGAGGTGGTCGACGGGCTGACCGAGGGAATGTGGTCCGAGGCCGGTCGCGCCGGCGGCTCCATCGCGGGCGGCGACCTGGTGCGCAGCCCCCGGATGGTGATCTCGGTGACCGCCTTCGGTGACCTGCGCGGCAACGCCCCGATCACCAGATCCGGTGCGCGCGTGGGCGATGTGATCGCGGTGGCGGGCCGGCTGGGCTGGTCCGGTGCGGGTCTCGCGGTGCTGGCCTCCGGGGCCGAGATCGCTCCGGCCGCGGATCTCGTTGCCGCGCATCGGGCTCCGCGCCCGCCCTACGGCGTCGTGCTGGACGAGCCGACCCGGCCGAACGCGCTGACCGACGTCTCCGACGGTCTGCTGGCCGATCTCGGGCATATCGCCGATGCCTCCGGTGTGGCCATCGATCTGGATTCGGCGGCGCTGTGGGATCCGGCCCTGGAGGCGCTGGCCGAACGCCTCGCGGTCGAGGTCGCGCTGGATGTCGATGCGGCACAATGGGTTTTGGCCGGCGGCGAGGACCACGCGTTCGTCGCGGCCTGGTCCTCGGGGTCCGAGCTGCCGCTGGGCTGGCGCCGGATCGGGCGGGTGCTGGCTGGTCAGGGCGTCACCGTGGACGGTCTGCGGCAGCCGGGCAACGGCGGCTGGGAATCGTTCCGCGGGGCGGAGCCCGATCGCCGGTAAACCCGGCGCCGAATCGGGCCCGACCTCGGTTGGACTTCGGCCTGCCGCGCCGATTAGGTTGTGCGGTCATGGGCGCGCAGAAACCTTTGGCGGAAATCATGGATCCGGGCTGGGCGCGGGCGCTGGAACCGGTCGCGGATCAGATCCGGGCCATGGGTGAGTTCCTGCGCCTGGAGAATGCCGAGGGGCACGGCTATCTGCCCGCCGGGGAAAACGTACTGCGGGCGTTCCAGCGGCCCTTCGACAATGTGCGCGTGCTCATCGTCGGCCAGGACCCGTATCCGACGCCCGGTCATGCGATGGGCCTGAGTTTCTCTGTGGCGCCGGATGTTTCGCCTATTCCACGCAGCCTGTCGAACATCTTCGCCGAGTTGGCCAAGGATCTCGGGCATCCCGCCCCGTCCTGCGGCGACCTGAGCCCGTGGTCGGATCAGGGCGTGCTGCTGCTGAACCGAGTGCTGACCGTGCGTCCCGGCGCGCCCGCCTCGCACCGCGGCAAGGGCTGGGAAGCGGTGACCGAGCAGGCCATTCGCGCGCTCGTCGCGCGCGATGAGCCGCTCGTGGCTATCCTCTGGGGCCGGGACGCTTCTACTTTGAAGCCGACCCTGACCGCGGCCGAGGTGCCGTTCATCGAATCCGCGCACCCCTCACCGCTGTCCGCTTCGCGCGGGTTCTTCGGCTCCCGGCCGTTCTCGCGAGTGAACGAATTGCTCGACGAACTGGGCGCCGAACCCGTCGACTGGCGACTGCCCTGACCAACTGAATCAGCGGGGGTCACCCCCGCGCCCCCGATCGCCGCGGCGCTTTGCGCCTCGGGTCTCCGGTCGGGGGACCGCACCACCGCTAACCGAACGAGGAGCTCCTTGATGCAGACCCGAACCACTCTCCGCGGCGCCACCGCCGCCTTCGCCCTATGCGCGGCCCTGGCCGGCGGCACCGCCGCCGCGAGCGCCGAGCCGCTGAAGCTCGAACCCGCCGCACCCGAAACCACGGTTTCGGTCTCGGAGCAGATGACCTCCACCGGTTCCTCCACCATCTCGGCCTCGGTGAACGCCAAGGTCGCCTGCGTCTTCCAGAACACGTTGAGCGGCCACAAGCTCGACTGCTGACCCGATTCGCGGAGGCTCATGTGAGCCTTGATTCTTACTGTGCGATCCTCAGATCGTGAGTAACGCGAACAATCTGCTCGGACCGGTTCGGTTGTCGCTGACCGGTTCGGGCGGAATCGAGCTGGCCGCCGACCGATTCGGACCGGCGGCCGGCCCGCTCGTCGTCTTCCTGCACGGCGGCGGGCAGACCCGGCATTCCTGGAAGCAGACCGGCGCGAAGCTCGGTGCGGCCGGAATGCGCGTGGTCACCCTCGACGCCCGTGGGCACGGTGACAGCCAATGGGCGCCCGACCGCGACTACACGCGCACCACGATGGTCGCCGATCTCCTCGCGGTGCTCGAGCAGCTCGGCGCGACCCCGGAGCGCGGTGCGGTGGTCGTCGGCGCGAGCATGGGCGGCATTACCGGCCTGATCGCCAGCGGGGCGCCCGCCGCTCCGATTCGCGCGCTCGTCCTCGTCGACATCGTGACTCGCCCGGAGCAAGAAGGCGTTTCGCGCGTGCTCGATTTCCTCGGCAAGCACCGCGACGGCTTCGACACCCTGGACCAGGCCGCGGACGCGGTCGCGGAGTATCTGCCGCACCGGCCGCGCCCGAAGAGCAGCGAGGGCCTGATGCGCAATCTGCGGGAGCGGGACGGCCGCTTCTACTGGCACTGGGATCCGGACATGCTGCGCGATCGCGTCGAAGACCCGACCGCGATGATCGGCGATATGGAAGCCGCCGCCCGTCAGCTCACCATGCCGGTGCTGCTGGTGCGCGGTCTGCGCTCGGACGTGGTCAGCGCCGAGGGCGCGGCCCAGTTCCAGGAACTCGTGCCGCACGTCCGGATCGCCGAAATAGGCGGCGCCGCACACACAGCCGCGGGCGACGACAACGACGCGTTCACCGACGCCGTCGCCCAGTTCGTCCTCGAGACCTCGACTTAGACCGGGGCCGCTGAGACCGGGATTCGCGGACATCGCCTGTGATGACCGCACGGGCGGCGACAGATCCGGCGGCCCCGAACTCGCGGCACTCACCGCAGTCCGCGCTGGACCGCGACACTCGGCCGCGGTCCAGCGCTGGACAGGGGCGAATCCTGTTGTCTCAGTGAGCCTTCGTGTAGTCCGGCTGACGTTTCTCGACGAACGCGTCAATACCTTCCTGACCCGCGGGAGTGCTCGCCGCGGCGGCGATGGCGTCCCGCTCGGCGTCGAGCTGATCGCTCAGGCTGGCGGAAACCGACTGCGACAGAAGGGTTTTCATGGTCGCGTAAGTGGAGCGTGGTCCGCCCGCGAGTGTTTGCGCCAGGCTCAGTGCCTCGCTGCGGACGTCGTCGTCGGCGGCCAAGCGGCTGAGCAGACCCAGGCGCACGGCCGCGTCGGCGTCCAGAACCGCGTCGGTGAGCAGGATTTCGCGAGCTCGGCCGAGGCCCACGATGCGCGGGAGAGTCCACGACATGCCGCCGTCGGGGCTCAGGCCGATACCCGGGTAGGCGGGGCGCAACTTGGTCGAGGGGCCGCCGATCGCGATGTCCGCGGCGCAGACCAGGCTCATGCCGGCGCCGGCCGCCCAGCCTTGGACGCCGGCCACCACCGGGACCGGGGTGGCGTCGAGAGCGCGCACGAAGTCGTGCAGCGTGGTCGCGAGCGCGTGGATATGCGCGGACCGGTCGTCGGCCGCCGCGAAACCGCGGACATTGCCGCCCGCGCAGAAGTTCGCGCCGGTTCCGGTGAGCAGCACCGCACCCACCTCGGGCGCGAGCCCTTTGAGCGCGGCCGTGCCGGCTTCGATGCCGTCGAAGTCCATGGACGTGCCCGCGGCGGAGGTGGCGATGGTGATCTGCAGGACGCCCTCGGCGATCGAGACGTAATCGGTGCTCATGTCCTGCACCCTAACGGGCCTGGGCTGGGACATGTTCTAGCGGCCGGGCCGCACCATCCGGACCTGCATCGCCGGGCTGAATTCCTCCACCTTGCGGGCGCCGTCGAGTTCGAAACCGTGTTTGCGGTAGAAGGCTCGCGCCCGTGGGTTTTCCTCGAAGACCCACAGTGCGCAGGACACGGCCGGGTCGAGCGCGGCCCGCAGGAGCTCGCTCGCGAGCCCGGTGCCGTACCAGGGGGCGCGCACATAGAGGGCGTTGAGCTCGAACGCGGCCACGGCGTCTTCCGCGCGATCGGGCGCCGCGACGGCGAATCCGACGACGGTGCCCTCGGTCACCGCGACATGCAGACAGCCGGGATTCCTGATCCGATCGCGCTCCCACCGCTTGGCCAACCGCTCGACGTCGAACGCGGCGAGGACGTGCTCGGGCACCAGCCCCTGATAGGCCTCGCGCCAGCACGCGATGTGGCATTCCGCCAGTCCACGCGTGTACCCGGCGGTGAGCGGGCGGATGTGCCAGGGGGTCATCGCTGCCAGTATCCCGCACGATGCGATTGTCGTCACTCCCGCGCGCGGCCGGATGTGCCCGAATTGCCGGAACTATAACGAAATTGGTTAATGGAAGGTTACTTCCACCTGAAAGATCACTCTCGCAGATATTCAGCCTTGCAAACGAGTTGTACTGTCCGATCATCGCAGCGCAGCGATTATCGATCTCCAATTTCACCGGAGCGGCGAAGTGATCAGGACCACTTCCGAAAACTCTTGTCGTCGTTCGCAATGAGTGCGAGTCTGCGGCCCGCCCGGTACCCCCACAAAAGCACATCTCTTTTGATAGGTGGTCGAAATGGCCGATCTGTTGATGAATGAATTCCACGGCGAAATTCGCACCTGGTCCGCGCCGCAGTGGAGCGCGCACGACCTGATCGCGGCGAAACGCGGGCGAACGGTATCGGTCGTCCTGCCCGCGCTGAACGAGGAAGCCACCGTGGGCGATGTCGTTCGTGCGGTCCGCTGCCTGCCCGAAGGGCTGGTCGACGAACTGATCGTGATGGATTCCGGCTCCTCGGACGCCACCATGCGCGTCGCCGCCGACGCGGGCGCCACCGTGGTGCACCGGGAGGCGGTACTGCCAGAGCATCCGCCGGTGCCCGGAAAGGGCGAGGTGCTGTGGCGGTCCCTGGCGGTGGCCTCCGGCGACATCGTGATGTTCATGGATTCCGATCTCCTCGATCCGGATCCGCAATTCGTGCCGAAACTCATCGGGCCGCTGTTGTTCGATGAATCCCTGGTATTCAGCAAGGCCTATTACCGCCGGCCGTTGCTCGTCGGTGAGACTTTCGACGAATCCGGCGGCGGGCGGGTGACCGAGCTGGTGGCACGACCGCTGCTTGCGGCATTGCGACCCGGCTTGCGTCATGTGGTGCAACCGCTCGGCGGCGAATACGCCGCGACCCGTGCTGCGCTCGAACGGCTCTACTTCGCACCGCATTACGGCGTCGAGATCGGTCTGCTGATCGATGTGTACGACACGTACGGGCCGTCGGCCATCGGGCAGGTCGACCTCGGTGTGCGCAAGCACCGCAATCGGCCGCTGCACGAATTGGGCGTCATGAGCCGGCAGATCATGGCGACCGCGCTGGAACGCTGCGGACTGCCCGACTCGGGGGCGGGCATCGTCCAGTTCCCGCTCGGGGCAGCGGGTTTCGAGCCCCGGGAAGCCACCCTGCACACCGCGCACCGGCCGCCGATGCATTCGCTGCTACCGATCGCGTCCTGAACGCCGCTACGGGAGAGGAGAACTCAACTCATGATGCAGAGCGGGCTCATCGAGGACTGGCGGCCCAGGGGCGGCCGGTTGACGATCATCCGTCCCAGCGAGAACGCGCGGGCGGCGGCCATCCGGGCACGCGCCGACGGCACTCCGCCGTCGTTCCAGCAGGACGCCTACCTGGAAATGGCGCGGACCGCCAAGAAGTCGGGCCGCCGTTTCGATCGGCTGATCCTGTGCGCGTTCACCCTCGCGGGTGCACCGGATATCGCGGCGCTGGTCCGGGCGACCACCACGGTGGTGCGCCGGCACGACGCCTTCCACAGCTGGTTCGAGATCGACAGCGACTTCCGGATCCAGCGGCGCGTGCTGGCTGCGACGGAGATCGATCTCGTCGCCGATTCCTGGGGCGAGATCGACGGCTTGCTGATCAGCCGGATCGTGCAGCGCGTCACGCCGGGTCCGACCAGCTGGGACTGCTTCAGCTTCGCGATCATCGATCACGGTGGCTCGTTCACCGTGGTGGTGGCCTGCGATCACCTCAATACCGATGCCGTTTCCGGTGGCATCATCGCCGCTGAAGTCGTCCAGCTGTATTTCGACCCCGCCGCCGCGACGCGGTTGGCGGAGGCCCCGGTGGCCAGCTATCGGGAGTACTGCGGGCGGGAGCGGGCGCAGGCGGCCGAGCTGTCGGCCGAGTCGCCGCAGATCACCCAGTGGGCGGATCGCATCCTGGCCAATGGCGGCAAGTTGCCCGATTTCCCGCTGCCGCTGCGGGATTCCGAGGCCAGGGTGACCGTGCCGGCCGCCTCGGATCGGCGGGTGCTGTTGTCGGGACCGTCGGCCGACGCGTTCGAGGCGGAATGCGCTCGGGCCGGGGTGCGCTTGGTGGCCGGTATTTTCGCCGCGGCCGCCCACACCGATTATCAATTGTCCGGGCGCACACAGTATTTCAACCTGTCGCCGAAGAACACCCGCAGCGGTCCGGCCGAGCAACGCACCGTCGGCTGGTACGCCAGCCTGATCCCGATCGCCTTCGAATTCGATCCCGCCGAAGGCTTCGCCGCGACCGCGCGGCGCGCCGATGCCGCCTTCGCCGCCGGGAAATGGCTGTCGAACGTCTCACTGCACCGGGTGGTGGAGTTGTGGCAGGAGCGGGAGGGATTCCACGTCCGGCGTGGCTGGGTCGCCCCGATGCTGTCGTTCCTGGACCTGCGGAAGCTGCCCGGCGCGGAGTTGTTCTCCGCGCTCGATTTCTCCTTCTTCGGCAGCCGGGGCACCTCCGAGGAGGTATACACCTGGGTGCAGCGCACCGACGACATGATCTGGGCGGCTTCGCTTTTCCCGGACACCCCGATCGCCGCCGCATCGATGACGCGCTATTGCGACGCGCTCACCCGGGTCATGGAATCGGTCGCGCACGCCGGGACCGGTCCGCTCGTGCGGGATGTCGCGTAGTGGGCAACCCGTGAGCGCCCTCGACGTCTCCCTCGAGACCCCGCGTCCCACCCGGACCTCCGCCGTGTGGGCCGGGGTGGTGGCGGTGTTCATCGCCGTCTTCATGCAAATGGTCGATGCGACGATCGTGACCGTCGCGATTCCGGATATCGTCCGCGACCTGGGGGCGAGTTCGGCCGAATCCTCGCTCATGCTCACCGGATACACCGTCGCGCTGGCGTGTGCGCTGTTGCCGAGCGCGCGCCTGGGGATGCGCTGGGGGCGCGGCGGCTTCTTCACCGTCGCGCTCGGCGTCTTCGTCGCGGCCTCGGTGCTGTGCGGCTCGGCGCCGACTCCGCTCGCGCTCATCGCCGCGCGCGTCCTACAGGGGGCCGCGGCCGGGGCCGTCTCGGCGCAACCGATCGCGATCATCAGCGCGCGGTTCGCCGACCCCGCGCGCCGCAACCTGGCGTTCGCGCTCTACGGCGCGACGGCGGGCACCGCGGCCATGCTGGGTCCGTTGCTCGGCGGCGTGCTGCTCGGCGCGGATCCCCTCGGCCTGTCCTGGCGTTCGATCTTCCTGGTGAATGTGATCCCCGGCGCGTTGGCGCTGGCGCTGGCGGTGCGGCACCTGTGCGGAACGGTGGTGCGGGAGCGATGCGCAGTGGACGCGACCGGCGCGGTACTGGCCACGGCGGGTCTGTTCCTGCTCGTCTACGGGCTTTCGATCGGCCGCGAACACCGATGGTCGCTACCGATTCTGGCGATGCTGACGGCCGCGCTGCTGATCTTCGTGGTCTTCGTCGTCCACGAACGGCGGGAGGCCGCACGCGGCGGAACTCCGCTTATCGATCCCGGATTGCTCGCGGCGCCAGGGTTTTTCGGCTGGATCCTGGCATGTGTGGTGGTGTACGGCGTCTTCGGCGCGTATCTGTTCACCATGTCGGTGACGCTGCAGTTCGGGCTCGGCTACAGCGCACTGCGTACGGGCGTGGCGACGTTGCCGTTCTCGGCGGGTGCTGTCCTGGGGGCACTGTCCGCGCCCCGGTTGGCGGGCCGGTTCGGCAATCGGCTGATCGGTATCGGCTGTGCGCTGTTCGGTGTATTGCTGATCGGCTGGCTGCCGGCGCTGCGGCCGGCACCCGCCACACTCTCGTGGCCGGTGCTGCTGATCCCGTTGATCCTGGGCGGGTTGGGTGTGGGCGCGGCGGCCGCGCGCTTACAGATCGCGGTCGTCGCGGCCGCGCCGCGCCGGTTCATCGACTCCGCCTCCGGCCTCGTGCCGACCGCGCAGCAGGTCGGAAACTCGCTCGGCGTGGCGCTGATCGGGGTTTTGTTCTTCCACGCCATCGCGGTCGCCGCGCCGGGGGCGGTGAGTCAGGAACGACCGCGGTTGCAGCGGCAACTCACGACGGTGACACCTTTCGCCTCGGGCATCACCGACGAATTCGCCCGGTGCGCGATCTTGCAACTGCAATCGCCCACCCCGGAACGAACGCCCGACGGCTGCGACCACTCCAATG from Nocardia goodfellowii carries:
- a CDS encoding GNAT family N-acetyltransferase; this translates as MTPWHIRPLTAGYTRGLAECHIACWREAYQGLVPEHVLAAFDVERLAKRWERDRIRNPGCLHVAVTEGTVVGFAVAAPDRAEDAVAAFELNALYVRAPWYGTGLASELLRAALDPAVSCALWVFEENPRARAFYRKHGFELDGARKVEEFSPAMQVRMVRPGR
- a CDS encoding alpha/beta fold hydrolase; its protein translation is MSNANNLLGPVRLSLTGSGGIELAADRFGPAAGPLVVFLHGGGQTRHSWKQTGAKLGAAGMRVVTLDARGHGDSQWAPDRDYTRTTMVADLLAVLEQLGATPERGAVVVGASMGGITGLIASGAPAAPIRALVLVDIVTRPEQEGVSRVLDFLGKHRDGFDTLDQAADAVAEYLPHRPRPKSSEGLMRNLRERDGRFYWHWDPDMLRDRVEDPTAMIGDMEAAARQLTMPVLLVRGLRSDVVSAEGAAQFQELVPHVRIAEIGGAAHTAAGDDNDAFTDAVAQFVLETST
- a CDS encoding thiamine-phosphate kinase; its protein translation is MRELGEFALIDRINAGRVQAPAVLLGPGDDAALISAPDGRFVVSTDMLVEGRHFRLDWSSPHDIGRKAIAQNAADVVAMGAAPTAFVVALGCAADTPVEVVDGLTEGMWSEAGRAGGSIAGGDLVRSPRMVISVTAFGDLRGNAPITRSGARVGDVIAVAGRLGWSGAGLAVLASGAEIAPAADLVAAHRAPRPPYGVVLDEPTRPNALTDVSDGLLADLGHIADASGVAIDLDSAALWDPALEALAERLAVEVALDVDAAQWVLAGGEDHAFVAAWSSGSELPLGWRRIGRVLAGQGVTVDGLRQPGNGGWESFRGAEPDRR
- a CDS encoding MFS transporter; this encodes MSALDVSLETPRPTRTSAVWAGVVAVFIAVFMQMVDATIVTVAIPDIVRDLGASSAESSLMLTGYTVALACALLPSARLGMRWGRGGFFTVALGVFVAASVLCGSAPTPLALIAARVLQGAAAGAVSAQPIAIISARFADPARRNLAFALYGATAGTAAMLGPLLGGVLLGADPLGLSWRSIFLVNVIPGALALALAVRHLCGTVVRERCAVDATGAVLATAGLFLLVYGLSIGREHRWSLPILAMLTAALLIFVVFVVHERREAARGGTPLIDPGLLAAPGFFGWILACVVVYGVFGAYLFTMSVTLQFGLGYSALRTGVATLPFSAGAVLGALSAPRLAGRFGNRLIGIGCALFGVLLIGWLPALRPAPATLSWPVLLIPLILGGLGVGAAAARLQIAVVAAAPRRFIDSASGLVPTAQQVGNSLGVALIGVLFFHAIAVAAPGAVSQERPRLQRQLTTVTPFASGITDEFARCAILQLQSPTPERTPDGCDHSNAAARQPGAAKTAEQVTPVVQATARSLSGTVFVTAFRVTVIVLLGLVSLTSVLLLARRRR
- a CDS encoding glucosyl-3-phosphoglycerate synthase, yielding MADLLMNEFHGEIRTWSAPQWSAHDLIAAKRGRTVSVVLPALNEEATVGDVVRAVRCLPEGLVDELIVMDSGSSDATMRVAADAGATVVHREAVLPEHPPVPGKGEVLWRSLAVASGDIVMFMDSDLLDPDPQFVPKLIGPLLFDESLVFSKAYYRRPLLVGETFDESGGGRVTELVARPLLAALRPGLRHVVQPLGGEYAATRAALERLYFAPHYGVEIGLLIDVYDTYGPSAIGQVDLGVRKHRNRPLHELGVMSRQIMATALERCGLPDSGAGIVQFPLGAAGFEPREATLHTAHRPPMHSLLPIAS
- a CDS encoding uracil-DNA glycosylase, whose amino-acid sequence is MGAQKPLAEIMDPGWARALEPVADQIRAMGEFLRLENAEGHGYLPAGENVLRAFQRPFDNVRVLIVGQDPYPTPGHAMGLSFSVAPDVSPIPRSLSNIFAELAKDLGHPAPSCGDLSPWSDQGVLLLNRVLTVRPGAPASHRGKGWEAVTEQAIRALVARDEPLVAILWGRDASTLKPTLTAAEVPFIESAHPSPLSASRGFFGSRPFSRVNELLDELGAEPVDWRLP
- a CDS encoding enoyl-CoA hydratase/isomerase family protein translates to MSTDYVSIAEGVLQITIATSAAGTSMDFDGIEAGTAALKGLAPEVGAVLLTGTGANFCAGGNVRGFAAADDRSAHIHALATTLHDFVRALDATPVPVVAGVQGWAAGAGMSLVCAADIAIGGPSTKLRPAYPGIGLSPDGGMSWTLPRIVGLGRAREILLTDAVLDADAAVRLGLLSRLAADDDVRSEALSLAQTLAGGPRSTYATMKTLLSQSVSASLSDQLDAERDAIAAAASTPAGQEGIDAFVEKRQPDYTKAH
- a CDS encoding condensation domain-containing protein, with the protein product MMQSGLIEDWRPRGGRLTIIRPSENARAAAIRARADGTPPSFQQDAYLEMARTAKKSGRRFDRLILCAFTLAGAPDIAALVRATTTVVRRHDAFHSWFEIDSDFRIQRRVLAATEIDLVADSWGEIDGLLISRIVQRVTPGPTSWDCFSFAIIDHGGSFTVVVACDHLNTDAVSGGIIAAEVVQLYFDPAAATRLAEAPVASYREYCGRERAQAAELSAESPQITQWADRILANGGKLPDFPLPLRDSEARVTVPAASDRRVLLSGPSADAFEAECARAGVRLVAGIFAAAAHTDYQLSGRTQYFNLSPKNTRSGPAEQRTVGWYASLIPIAFEFDPAEGFAATARRADAAFAAGKWLSNVSLHRVVELWQEREGFHVRRGWVAPMLSFLDLRKLPGAELFSALDFSFFGSRGTSEEVYTWVQRTDDMIWAASLFPDTPIAAASMTRYCDALTRVMESVAHAGTGPLVRDVA